The Nymphaea colorata isolate Beijing-Zhang1983 chromosome 7, ASM883128v2, whole genome shotgun sequence DNA window attttgaaaatgccatCAATGCTTGTCATCatgataaaaacacaaaactaCCAAGCTATCTTAAGgcaaagaagaaagatgtgatCCTGAATCAAGTTGGTCTTTTCTCGTTCAAGTCTCCTCATGGAAGCAAACGTCAAAAAGAGAAGTGGCAGCTATGGATCAAACCAGACGTAAACAACTCTTCTACGGTTTTACCTGTAACAGAAATTCTAAGGACAACAACTGGGACAAAAATGAATATTGCTAAAGTTACCTGCTTGAAAATAGATGGAAGAATTTGTGGTTGGCTAAGCACAATAGTTCCTAATGTCTTTGCCAGTGGCCAAAACTGGACCACGTCCTgtcaaaaaatcataacaagaAGATTCTTGACTTTTAATTTTCTCAAAAGGGGTCAGTtcttgattaaataagtaacATTTAAGATCTTGACAATTTTCTGTGGATACAAGTACCTGCAGAAATGGACGAAGAACTGGATCCCCCAGTTTCTGTGTGAAGTTTAAGAAAGACAACAAGTATCAATGTAATCAGAAAAACGAAGtttcaacaaaatgaaactgGCTGAAAGGCTTCACAAGTTCAGCcagaaaagaaactgaaattCAATCTGGGAATGTTGAAACCTTCATCGACTGGAAATTGACATAGAGAAGTTCATTTACGAAGTCGGGCGACACATTGGCATCTGACTGTGCTGACATTGCTCTTTGAAAAAGCCAAGATGAGCTCAAATTTGGCTGCAAGAAACAGTTCAGACTGGAAATGATAATTCAAGCATCAAAGAAAGGAATATCTACAAACCAAAGTAGGATGTTACAAACCATATATGGATTCAACAGTGATAAACTGGCCTCATCCAAGAAATCACCATCTAATGCTTCATAAATACCTTATGAAAAAACAATTACAATGAATTACCAGAGGCGCAACAACAAATGCACGGGGCAAGAAAGCTGCATGATTCTAAGCAAAATTCTGTTATCATCTTACCATATGCTATGTATAATACATCAGATACagaaaggaaatggaaattTTAGTTCTGAAGAAATTTATTATCATGATACAAAACAAGAATTGCATGTGAATAAGAGAAACAATGAGCAAACATAAAGCTCAAGTTCCCTGGATTCGTTATAAACTGATTTTATAATCAAAACTTTATAATGGCATAGAGATCTATCTACTAAGTGATACCAGATGCAAGTCTGTTGAGGTTCCGAGTAATGCTACCAAAACCACCAAAGGAGACTGGAGACTGTATGCCACTAGCATCACCAACCTGAAAAAATAGCAATATCAAGAGCTAAGAATCAAGCATCAAGTAACATTACATGGCCGCTAAGTAACAGCTGAACTAAGCATTGACTTAGTGGACACAAGAATATTACAAATCAAGTGAATCCAATTATGTCAATGTGTCTGGCAGAATAAAGACCAATACAGACAATAGCTAGGATCTAAAACATATTCACGAGGACAAGATTTCAGTTCATGCATCATGCACAGATGAGCTTTTCAAGCTTCTTAAACTTGACATAGCTAATGTATAATCATACACATCTTACCTGCAATATACGACTGAATGGTGTTTGAAGTGGACTGCTGAGACGTATTTCCCATGCCAAAAGACAATACCCAGAAAGTCATAATCAAGTGCAAAAAAGGTAAATAAAAGATGTCAACTTGAAAATGTGCATATGTTCAATTGAGAACTGAATTGATGCTAGTATCGTCTGATGATTTGAAGttatttatgaatataaaagatATTGATCCTTACACATTATTTAGGATTTAACTGAAAGCATctcatttctttaaaataaatGTGTGTGAATGGCAGAGTTGATGCTAGCTTCCAAAacaatacaaaacaaaattatttatatcCCTTTccaagcaaagaaagaaagaagtttcTCCACATTGATGGCAAAGAATCAGAAGACGAAGCCTGATGCCAAATTCTGTAGTCAAGTTGCATAGAAAGAAAAGATTCAGCATAAAATTGTGAACATTCTTCTCTAGTGAAGTAGTGCCTAGCTCAATCTAAAGTTGGTCCCTCATctaaaagaaattcaaacttaagACCTCAGATAGACTACCAAGTATCAACCATGCCAAATCAGGATCAAGTAAGTTTTTTCACATAATTAGAGCTAACACCACAGCCAACAGTTATATGAAAAACAGCGATGCAAAAGCAATCTGATGGTTTTCTAAAAGATCATGCAGCAGAACATAGAATGAAAGACAACCATCTAGCAGCCATgactgcaaagaaaaaaaatatcagaaacaaaaaataggatAATGATATTTGCCTAAATGGTGAAGCATCTTCTAGTAGGAGTGTGGGGGGAGGAGGGGAAGCAACGGAAGCAAAACAGTGGAGCTATAGTAATGATCTTACATGCAAGTTCACattgaaaggaaggaaaaaagaagaaactcaGGCCATGACAAGCAAAATTTGTCTTTTAAGAGGAAGCACATGATAATGATTTTGTATctgaaatcaaacaaaataaaaatcagcGAAATTGAGATTTTACCAAGATCAACAATATATGTTTATCATTAATCTAAATTACTACCAATAATTCATGCATAGATGTTTCCTGAGAGTCCGAACTATTATCAATAATTTGTCATTGGGCAAAATTTTTAATACggaattttaagagaaaaaattaaatatgcttCAACATCGAGCAAATGATAGAAAAATTAGGATACACAatataagaagtaaagaaactttttcatgtaaataagaaaagaaagcaaaaaaattaagtgaTTATTCATTAACAGACTCACAATTCACGAAATGGCATCCAAAGTTTTGGAAACAGTGTAAATGTCACCAAGTGGAAACTTAGCAAGGATGCTATCTGCATGAATAATATAAAAGGAGGTAAatctaaaacttggtttttgatgttGAATGAATCCACACCTGTCCCGGTAAGTAGGAAAAATCCCAAAAATGACTCTCAATATTTCAATATCCTCAATACCTTCTCCCTGGAACAAAAAAGATATCAATGATAACAGAACATAAAAGATacaatttcattatttttagaaACTTGAACAAAAATGTGGAGATATGATCCCACGAAAATTAGCAGCATATTATCTCTCAACGTGACATACGATCTAAATAAAATGATACAAATGTAAATCATTGTGAAAAAATTTATAAGTTCCAACGCAAAACAATAGAATGAAGAGGATTGAGGAACAACTGTGAGCACAACATTGTAGAACTTTTAGAGTTGAATGCTCCCAAGTTTATGGGAGAGTATTTTAAGTGATTTGCATGAATTTTTGCGACTAATGATGAGAAAAATGTGACAATATGAATCATTGCAGTGAAATAACTAAATTTCACCAATCCTAGGATTGCACATTTATTGATGGTTCATGCGAGAAGTGTAACTATTacatatgatttcaatatttggTTGATAAATGCTGAACTAATAAGCGCTGCTGCTGTCATTAGTTCGTAGAAAAAGAGCTTTACATGGTTAAAATCAGAAGAGCCACATGAGAGAAAATATTCTGTCACATGAATGTCATAACATGAATCGTATGTCAAAGGAACCtgagcttctttttttttcttcatcatcaccagAATTAATTGCTTATACTGGTGTTGATTGGGGAGGAGATATAGACATTCAACAAttggtttttgtgtcttttagAAGAATCTCTCATATTAAGGAGatgcaaaaagcaaaaaaaaaaaaaaggtttcttcttctgcaaAGGCAAAATATAGACCATTGGCTTCTACAACAATGGAAGTTGTCTGGCTTAGGCAACTATTTGAAACATAGAGTACACCTGAAACTACACGCAAGATTATATTGTGAAATAAGGGCTTGATTTATATAGTCTGGAATCATACTTAATGAGCAGACAGAACAAATAGAGATGGATCACCACTTTGTCAAGCAAAAGCATTTGAGGAAGTCCTAATAATAGACATTTAACAACTGGTTTTGTATCTTTTAGGATATTCTCTCATACCATGGAAATCCAAGaagcaacatttttttttaaaaaaatcttctATAGACATCAAATGTAAAGCATAGACTTCTGCAGCAGTGGAAATCACGTGGCTCAGGCAACTATTGGAATATATGGGAGTACACCTGAAACTACCCACCAGATTATGTTGTGACCATAGGGGCTTGATTTATAAAGTCTGAAATTGTACCTTAAATGAGTGGACTTAACATATGGAGATGGATTATCATGCCAGAGAAGTATTTGAAGAACACAATCCATTTACCTTGATCTATTTTATGTGGCTTCAGAGTTTCAAATTGCAGAATACATTAGTATTCTACATTCCTTAAATTTCTCCTTAACTGTTGGAGTACATATCTCAATAGTCAATAATATACCTACATATATTGTTAGCTAGCCAACGGACAGCTGGCCTGCTCCTTGTGTATATATTGAGGAGAATTCTCCCCCTTTTGCTCATTGTTTTCTTCAGTTATTCTTCTTTGAATAATattcactttttcatttcttaactgTGCATTCGTGCACATTGTGAGTTTTGTCTGTTGAGGTTCTTTTCAAACTTGAAATTATTGATTTGAGCTACTTAGCGCATTAATGCTGGCTGGTTTAGGGTCTTAAGCAACCAGTTAGTAGCTTAGCTGATTCACAGAAGATTCATACTGAGAAAAGAATGGAGCATGAAAAGCTCAATGGGTTCATATATATTTGACATAACCTTTAGGCAGAAAGAGAGGTGCTATATAATTTCAAACACCGTTTCAATATATAATGAGTGATCTATATAGTAAAATCAAATTAGAGGAATACTAATTTACTTGATAAGTTGGCATCAAATCCCAGTAATCTTCAAGTAGCTGCTCCAGAGTAGGGCATCCTGGTTTTGGATCAAGGTAAGTAAACATGTAAGTTGTCCGATCTCTAGGGCCAGAACCAGCTGGAAATGCCTGCAGAAAACAGTGGAAATATTAATCACAGAAAAGTTAAATAGGATTTGTCAACACATGAATTTTTGTGTCTCTGGTCAAGAAACTCAAGAACTGAACTCTAAAGCACGCTAAGTCAGCTCAGATCAGTCAATTCCAGAATTATGATAACAATATTGTTCAGGTTAGCTTTCCCCATTTTTTAACTTCAACTAAGTGAGGTCAAAAGCTGATGAGCACCTACTGTAGTATTCTCTAACTTGCTTCCTAGTTTGTACTTTGTATCAAATTGCATCCAGAAAATGCGACAAACCAGGATACAAGGCAGCATGAGGTCAATAGACACCAATATTTCTCTAACATCTTCATAATAAGACTATTCCCAAGTCATTCTGAATGCACGGGATGTTGCAGTTTTCCTCCTTAAGGAAAGCAACCTTGAATATTGGACCTAGGTCCAACAATGAACATGGCCCTGGCACCGACTATAACAACCAAACCAAAACAGACGTCAGCACCAACTTCTAGCAGATTCAAAAATCACCCCATAGCTAGCTTCAACTTAGCAGCCATAAAGAACTATGAACCAAGAAGATTATAAGGCATCATGAGGCTGAAGTGCATGTGGTCACAGATATTTCTGGAGAACTTAAATAATTTAGATACTCTAAAAATAGTACCAATAGATGAGATTTACACAGACAAAAATGTAGAATATAGGTGGATTAGGCACTTTTCGTGATCTTCTCAGAAGTGCGAACTTTGAACTATGGTTGCCTTCAGCAGGGCCTCCTGGTAAAAAACCAGCTGTTGgatttttctttcacatttttgtgTGTGAGAAAATTGATTGTTTTGATTCTTAAGTATTTATGACATTCTGACTTACAATAATTCAGCATCTAAAACATATTTGTGTACcaaaattaagtgattcaagaGTTACTTCCTCTAACGCCAATTGGCAATTCTCTTGACAAACTGAGCAGCTGATGAAAACAGTCAGtgtcatgtgtgtgtgtgtgtattgcaTGCGCACTTGAAACATAATGTTGTCAACATTTTTTGCTTCCATCAAACTTGTGGATGTGATCTTCATAGTTTATTTACTAAAAGTTATGCCTTCCACTAGATTGCATGCATGGAACATAGTTGCAAAGATATATTTGAGTTCAAGAGAGGCAAAATCTTGTAATATTAAAGGCATTCTAACAAATCTTAGAATCTAAGagaattgagaaaagaaaaaaattaggagaaaacaagaagatgagCAATTTATTGAGCAAATAAACAAGAATGTCATGAGAATATTGTGACAATATGGTAAGACATACACAATTCTCAATATTTTCACTATTGTATTAAAATTTCATTGTCATCATTCTTGTCAAAACCTTGCAAATTGAACTCACAATAGTTTCAAAAGCTTGGTGATGTCCACTGCCTAGGAGCCTCATATCATATGGTTTTTCAGCAACCAAAAGGATGTGTCAAAAAtgtgatgaaataaataaataaataaataaagatatatatatatatagtttttcttGTTAATGGATCTAACTCAAAGCATTTTTCCTTTAGTAAAGGCAATAAAGAATAGATATCTGCATCAAAGAATGAAGACAGGGAACTTTGTTTATGGAAGAGTGTGGGACGGTCCCCTCTTGCAGATGTGAAGTTATGAACCACTCTAGGCATTTATGAGTATTACTAAAAATTTCCTCTATTATCTTATCTGCACTTCTCTGAGCACCTGACTATCGGGTGAGTATGGCATTCTGTGATTTATcagattttttgttcttaggCATATTGTTAAGGATTGTATTCTTAAAAGAAGCATCAGATAGCATACGATGACTAAGACAACCACGAACCATTGCGCAATACGATACATTCACAAGCACCACAGTGCTGTTATATCCGTAAGGCAAGTTTAATTTCCTACACACAGTCCTCAGAGCAAATTTTAGGTATTCAAACATAAGCAACCTGAATTTAATAAGAACATATGGTCCTATGGAGTAAAGACGTGCTTTTCAGTTAAACCACACATTCTCAAGTTTACCCATCCAGCAGCCATGACGAAACGCAATATTAGATGAAGAATCACAATTACAATCTTGCCTTCTAAAAATGTGCAACTAATCAAAGTTGAGATTATAAGGAAAGTAGATGACAAACCTCCCAAAAGTATTGCAACTTTGACTTGCCAATTGTTCTTATGGAAGAGCTGCTGAAAATAACATCGCTTGTTTTGTTATTCTTGAAGCCACGAGAGCAAGATCCAACTACAAGACAAACACCATCTGGTTTCTTTCCGGAACGCACCTGCCCaacaaaacaaagaggaaacttggaaaaagacaaccaaaagaAAGCATTTCATGTCCAGAAGGTATACATGCATGCTAGGATGTCTTTCCATATGCAAACTTTTCTGAAAAATCCAATATTTTAATGCCCAAATGAAACCAGCTGTCATGGTATGCTTCACATCACAAATCATCTAAGTAACATATATTCATCCCATACATGAATTTTCAGTAAATCTGGATAGATACTATGATGCATAAAATAGAATAAATTAAAGACATGCTTTACCTGCTTCACTATTGGGGAAAAATTCCCCATGGCATCAACAAGAAGACGTGCAGAAAGGAATTCTGCTTCTGAAAAATTAATAAGCTGGAATATGAAAGGATAGAACAGTAAGAATTAGTATGCAATAGGTCAAGTTTATTCACGCAAgacaacaaataaaacaaaatttgggCACAGATTATATGGGTTGCTGAATGATAAAAAAGTGGTGGAAAATACATTTCAGATATGAAGAGAATACAAATGACATCTCTAACGAAAAGAAGCTTGATCACAAGCTCAAGAATTACTCCAAAACAAGGAATACACTCATAAAAGGATggttcacaaaaaaaattgatgctcAATAATCATGCACTTGTGAAATAGCACAAAAAAACAACCTTAGAAAAATAACCTTTGTTGATCTCACAGTACGCCAAAAACACATGCAAAATATGCTGGCTTAAGGCTCTTATTTATGCCACAAGAAGGCCAAGAAGAAGAGAGCGACCCACTGTTAGCTAATCCAGATGCCTAGTTCAGTGACTAGCTATCATGATACTAAAGTGCACCCTCTacctaaaaggaaaaaaaaaatagataagcAAAAGTACAGAAATAATTATACGCTTATAAGTGTGTGTAATGCAagcatagcatatatacatattacatagTGCATAGCAATAAATAGTGTATAAATTTATAATGCATATTGAAACATGCATATACTTTCTCAAAATACAAAATTCCCTTTGCCATAAAACAATGCATCTTCATACCAGAATGCAGCATTTTTTAGGTCTCAAAAGAGGCCCCAACATACTTCCTCAGTTGCCACATCATACGTCTCTATAAGAACTTCAAAACAGCTTATTGACTCATACAGTGACATTTTAAAGTCACAAATCATCTGCCTCATAACATAATATCCCAGTTTAAGCCCCATTAGTTGGGAAAGAATCCAGTTAGAAGTGCTCAAACCAcatttttgcaacaaaattacaaaaataggaCTTTaggaataaataaaaaattaattattaagttACTTACACTCATGGAGTTTTTAAACGTAATGACAGTTCGTACCTTCAACAAGCTAATCAATACAAAGTCATGATAGGTTGTAACCTTGGTAAGTTAAACTAATACAGGTAGTCGACTATCCAGCCTTTTACGTTCCCATGTTTTCTCCCCCTATAAGTTAGAAAGTCTCATCCACAGAAGTAATGCCGAGAAGCCATGCATTTTCTGATTTAAGGAAACTTTTTTGCTTAGAGGACGACTCGGAAATATTCCAATTCTCTTGTTTATTAGGATCGTTTTCTGTTTTGCCCATTTATTCAAGTGCAATAACCCACTTTTTTATTCTCCAATACTCTCTTATATGCTTCCTCCTAGTGCAGTCAATATAGTTGTTTCATGCTCCTCCGGCCTTTCAGCCACTTTAAGCAAGATTCTATCTACCCATCAATAAGATTTAAGAAAGATCTGTACGATCTTTCTTTTGGTTTATTTAACAAATACAGCATTCCACCTCTCAGTTACTACTTTTCATATGATTTATTAATGGTGCCAAGCCAGGAAAAGCCTTTGAGAACTGCCCCCCacaccccaccccacccccctCTCTACATATTTCATCTTTCATCATTTGATTATCCTGAACTAAAATGTCTATTTAATTGATATGCACAGGTATTCTTTACTTGAGTCAGTATATAAGTGCCTCAAGATAAATGTATCTCATAGTTGTTTAGTTGATATCTACAGGTCTAACCAAAAAACATCTAATGGTCTCAGCCAAGTAATGGAGTTTAGTTTATCATTGGTTAAACAGACAACATTTAATGGTCAATTATTAGAGGCCAACAAAATTAAAACAGTTCTATATTTGTGATGTCATCACAGGATCAAACTATGcataaatttgtcaaaaatcaGTTTACCTGAAGCCAGCAATCTGTTAAAAGTTTTGTATTTCTTGTTAATAAACTCACATAAACAACAAATCAATTGGACAGCTTAACAGCCAAgctaaaattctagaaacatCACAAATGCTAAAAAACCTTACCACAGAATCATCGTACACAGATATGGTAGATATGCTGCTGCCCTCATAGATGGTTCCCCCAGAGTTTATAAATCGTTGTTTCACAACTTCTATTAGTTTTGCAGGCCTGTAGGTACAAAATTTCAGCAATGCTATTATCTAAAGTGAGAATGATAAGTCACTCTTatacattttccaaaaaattgtaACAATTAATAGGAGCTATAATATATTTACTAACCATAGATTTTACAACCATATGACGCAGAAAAAACTTGAGAAAACATGACTCcaaaagaaacaatatttaGAACCATGAAAAAAGCACAATAATGGCTCTCTTCAGAAGTATGAAGAAAACAGGCATATTTTGCAAAATGATCATCTAGCAAATAGATAAAAGAAA harbors:
- the LOC116257383 gene encoding uncharacterized protein LOC116257383 isoform X9, giving the protein MRAWLLLSASPFHPHAANPLRLSSPSSCSLLCSVPTVPANARTRKPPRRGVVLASTATPSRTQRIMETISLAGQGAGGAGGSYSYDALKRLDKLWLSICSSKPENFKPSEVVKRLDGSFWYSNDDKEISDKFDVLVCGGTLGVFIATALSLRGLKVGIVERDMVKGREQEWNISEKELRELVEAGILLENDIEQVTVAKFNPNRCGFEGKGDIWVEDILNLGVSPAKLIEVVKQRFINSGGTIYEGSSISTISVYDDSVLINFSEAEFLSARLLVDAMGNFSPIVKQVRSGKKPDGVCLVVGSCSRGFKNNKTSDVIFSSSSIRTIGKSKLQYFWEAFPAGSGPRDRTTYMFTYLDPKPGCPTLEQLLEDYWDLMPTYQGEGIEDIEILRVIFGIFPTYRDSSPLQTPFSRILQVGDASGIQSPVSFGGFGSITRNLNRLASGIYEALDGDFLDEASLSLLNPYMPNLSSSWLFQRAMSAQSDANVSPDFVNELLYVNFQSMKKLGDPVLRPFLQDVVQFWPLAKTLGTIVLSHPQILPSIFKQVGIPVILD